A single genomic interval of Chitinophaga sp. 180180018-3 harbors:
- a CDS encoding TonB-dependent receptor, with amino-acid sequence MKKRRFGGTSYAPGQTIKLFLIMKLCFVVVLLSCLHASAVVFSQEKFTLSFSRTDADKIFEKIQKESDYRFFYNYNTIRRLGKIDLHVKDALLAEIMNKILDSTISYRIVDHNLVVIAPRAEAADNTVSGHVEDSKGNPLVGVSVKVKGSSQGAVTDAKGNFSLQASSGAVLLITYMGYESKEVTVNGSAPLAIVLEESTSGLNEVVVIGYGTQRKKDVTGAISSISSKDLRNVPVRNAAEALQGKVSGVTVSQSSGSPGSPPVVRIRGIGSISGANAPLYIVDGLPQTDIGWLNPNDIESMDILKDASAAAIYGARGSNGVVIITTRKGSKTDQKMHVTFDSYTGIQSAWKRPHMLNASEFIEYKKRAYSAGNSPMPTSLDSDAKIAQVLKFVAENTGSPNGTDWWKEIMRDNAVVQSYNLGLTGAGKNLTYNTSAGYMKQEGIVKGSDYQRISWRTNVGADISPRVKFSSNIGLIYESRRNVDENNPYSGTIFSAMAADPITPVFRNNLKDIPSTLGTIMDGYDASNPYSQYAGILYSNKPNPVGQVERMQQSIWEGIAIKGGAALDVKILEPLAFRSNFGMDLARGISKGFTPSYYLNPFDYANLNTVSNTSDWNNYFVWENTLTFDKSFGRHHVTAMAGVAAELRKELNYGASKQGIVNNDPDMRIINAGTLNPGASGYTYSSALNSFLGRINYVYADRYILAANVRRDGSSSFGPGYRWGTFPSVSAAWRFSEENFLKDANLPWLTSGKLRASYGSIGNQNVGGGSGLYLSTYGNTFYRYLFGNTNNPYLGAERKTMANPTLQWETSTQADVALELQFFKGELDVSVDYFNKKVGNMLVQVPLPAAMGYPAGSPYWINAGKMVNKGWEVSIGHTHSFGDFSYNARLNVSTFKNKVLSMGGGEPIYTTAHLGEVISKTEEGMPVGYYFGWKTDGIFQTQDEVDKSPQKGISTPGDLRFKDINGTDANGKVVPGPDGKLDAADRTMIGNPWPDFVYGINIGLNYKRFDLTMFWQGSQGNDVMNILRYDTEAGTGWYNAPKGFLQKSWNGPGSTNKYYKISSVAGLNNSVSDYFVEDGSYLRLKNIQVGYNFPSNWLERAHIPQLRIYVGAQNLFTFTKYSGLDPEMGSENPRLVGIDQGYFPQARTFMIGLNARF; translated from the coding sequence ATGAAAAAAAGAAGATTTGGAGGGACTTCCTATGCGCCCGGCCAGACCATCAAATTATTCCTCATTATGAAGTTATGCTTTGTTGTGGTGTTGCTCTCCTGTTTGCATGCTTCAGCGGTGGTATTTTCGCAGGAAAAATTTACCCTTTCCTTTAGCAGAACCGACGCAGACAAGATTTTCGAAAAGATCCAGAAAGAAAGCGATTATCGCTTCTTTTATAACTACAACACCATCCGCCGCCTAGGTAAAATAGACCTGCACGTTAAAGATGCACTGCTCGCCGAAATCATGAACAAGATTCTCGACAGCACCATCTCTTACCGGATCGTAGACCATAACCTGGTCGTGATTGCTCCGCGCGCCGAAGCGGCCGATAATACTGTTTCCGGTCATGTGGAAGACAGTAAAGGCAACCCGCTCGTAGGGGTATCTGTTAAAGTGAAAGGCAGCAGCCAGGGCGCTGTTACGGATGCAAAGGGAAACTTTTCGCTGCAGGCTTCCTCCGGTGCCGTATTGCTGATCACTTATATGGGATATGAATCGAAAGAAGTGACAGTAAACGGTAGTGCACCGCTGGCAATCGTACTCGAGGAATCTACCAGTGGCCTCAATGAGGTAGTGGTGATCGGTTATGGTACCCAACGCAAAAAGGATGTAACAGGGGCTATCAGCTCCATCAGCAGCAAAGACCTGCGCAACGTACCTGTACGCAACGCGGCAGAAGCCCTGCAGGGTAAGGTGAGCGGCGTAACGGTGTCGCAAAGCAGCGGTAGCCCCGGATCTCCGCCGGTAGTACGCATCAGGGGAATCGGTTCCATCAGCGGCGCCAACGCTCCGCTTTATATCGTGGATGGTTTGCCTCAGACCGATATCGGCTGGCTGAACCCTAACGATATTGAATCGATGGATATCCTGAAAGATGCTTCTGCGGCAGCTATCTATGGAGCCAGGGGCTCTAACGGCGTGGTTATCATCACTACCCGCAAAGGCAGCAAAACCGATCAGAAAATGCATGTGACTTTCGACAGCTACACCGGCATACAATCTGCCTGGAAACGCCCGCACATGCTCAACGCCTCAGAATTCATCGAATATAAGAAAAGAGCTTACAGCGCGGGTAACTCCCCAATGCCTACCAGCCTCGATTCTGACGCCAAAATAGCACAGGTGCTGAAATTCGTTGCGGAGAACACCGGCAGTCCTAACGGCACCGACTGGTGGAAAGAAATCATGCGCGATAATGCCGTTGTGCAAAGCTATAACCTGGGCCTCACCGGTGCCGGTAAAAATCTTACCTACAATACTTCTGCCGGCTATATGAAACAGGAAGGTATCGTGAAAGGATCCGATTACCAGCGCATCTCCTGGAGAACCAATGTGGGAGCCGATATCAGCCCGCGTGTGAAATTCAGCAGCAACATCGGACTGATCTACGAAAGCCGCCGCAATGTGGATGAGAACAATCCTTATAGCGGTACCATCTTCAGCGCTATGGCAGCAGATCCTATCACACCGGTGTTCCGCAATAACCTGAAAGATATACCCTCCACACTCGGTACTATCATGGACGGCTATGATGCCAGCAATCCTTATTCCCAATATGCCGGTATACTCTATTCCAACAAGCCCAACCCCGTTGGCCAGGTAGAACGTATGCAGCAAAGCATCTGGGAAGGTATCGCTATCAAGGGAGGCGCTGCACTGGATGTGAAAATCCTGGAGCCCCTCGCTTTCCGCAGTAACTTCGGAATGGACCTGGCACGTGGCATCTCCAAAGGATTCACGCCTTCCTACTACCTGAATCCATTCGATTACGCCAATCTCAATACGGTGAGCAATACCTCCGACTGGAATAACTATTTCGTATGGGAGAACACACTCACGTTCGATAAAAGCTTTGGCCGTCACCATGTAACAGCTATGGCGGGCGTGGCTGCTGAGCTGAGGAAAGAGCTCAACTATGGTGCTTCCAAACAAGGAATAGTTAACAACGATCCTGATATGCGTATTATCAATGCCGGTACTTTAAATCCAGGCGCTTCGGGTTATACTTATTCCAGTGCGTTGAATTCATTCCTCGGACGTATTAACTACGTATATGCCGACCGTTACATTCTCGCTGCCAATGTGCGCCGCGATGGATCTTCCAGCTTCGGCCCGGGATACCGCTGGGGTACTTTCCCCTCTGTATCTGCCGCATGGCGTTTCTCCGAAGAAAACTTCCTGAAAGATGCTAACCTTCCCTGGCTCACCAGCGGTAAGCTCCGCGCCAGCTATGGCAGCATCGGTAATCAGAACGTGGGCGGAGGAAGCGGTTTGTATCTGTCTACCTACGGTAATACCTTCTATCGCTACCTGTTTGGCAACACCAATAACCCCTACCTGGGCGCTGAACGCAAAACGATGGCCAATCCTACTTTGCAGTGGGAAACCTCTACGCAGGCCGATGTTGCCCTGGAACTGCAGTTCTTCAAAGGGGAACTGGATGTAAGCGTGGATTATTTCAATAAAAAGGTGGGGAACATGCTCGTGCAGGTGCCACTCCCCGCTGCGATGGGATACCCCGCCGGCAGCCCATACTGGATCAATGCCGGTAAAATGGTCAATAAAGGATGGGAAGTGTCCATCGGACATACCCACTCCTTCGGCGATTTCTCCTATAACGCCCGCCTGAATGTTTCCACTTTCAAAAACAAAGTGCTGAGCATGGGTGGTGGCGAACCTATCTATACTACTGCGCACCTCGGTGAAGTAATCAGTAAAACGGAAGAGGGGATGCCGGTTGGTTATTACTTCGGATGGAAAACTGATGGCATCTTCCAAACGCAGGACGAAGTGGATAAAAGCCCGCAGAAGGGTATCAGCACTCCTGGTGATCTCCGCTTTAAAGATATCAACGGTACCGATGCCAACGGCAAGGTAGTGCCTGGTCCGGATGGAAAACTGGATGCTGCCGACCGTACCATGATTGGCAATCCCTGGCCCGACTTCGTATACGGTATCAACATCGGTCTGAACTATAAACGCTTCGATCTGACCATGTTCTGGCAGGGCTCTCAGGGTAATGATGTGATGAACATCCTGCGCTATGATACAGAAGCCGGCACCGGCTGGTACAACGCTCCGAAAGGATTCCTGCAGAAATCCTGGAACGGCCCCGGCTCCACCAACAAATATTATAAGATCTCTTCTGTTGCCGGTCTGAATAACAGCGTGTCCGATTATTTCGTGGAAGATGGTTCCTATCTGCGCCTCAAGAATATCCAGGTAGGATACAACTTCCCGTCGAACTGGCTGGAACGTGCACATATACCACAGTTACGGATATACGTAGGCGCGCAGAACCTGTTCACATTTACAAAATACAGCGGTCTCGATCCGGAAATGGGTAGCGAAAATCCCCGGCTGGTGGGTATCGATCAGGGATACTTCCCCCAGGCCCGCACTTTTATGATCGGACTTAACGCCAGGTTTTAA
- a CDS encoding FecR domain-containing protein yields the protein MKSERLAALLAKKAGQSATQEELEELAQLLATDPDAAFMEAVISRVGASDVDAAEKTAFAEVGWDKLASQLEPGTLQVVSRRRRWWAVAATAAILVTATSIGQWLYRTKAREVAAATQHIVAPMGKTIKAILPDGSTVWLNAGSELSYDGGFSITNRNVHVSGEVFLDVVKDEVRPFVAHTADMDIHVLGTSFNIKAYNDDRRAEVSVIGGKVQVVMHSRPDNRVILLPNEKLVMTEPAASNGKAPALSERLNYEVKHLAVSADSSLVVETAWKERKLVFTNETFREVARKMERQFNVTISFKEDSMKNEVLSGGFEKEDIGKALRLLQMITPFHYSINGQHVELYK from the coding sequence ATGAAATCAGAAAGATTAGCAGCCCTGTTGGCAAAAAAAGCAGGACAATCAGCTACCCAGGAAGAACTGGAAGAATTAGCACAGTTGCTGGCTACAGATCCTGACGCCGCTTTTATGGAAGCAGTGATCAGCAGGGTGGGCGCCAGTGACGTGGATGCTGCGGAAAAAACAGCTTTCGCGGAAGTCGGCTGGGATAAACTGGCCTCACAGCTCGAGCCGGGAACCTTACAGGTGGTCAGCCGGCGCCGGCGCTGGTGGGCCGTGGCAGCTACTGCGGCTATATTGGTGACCGCCACTTCCATAGGGCAATGGCTTTACCGCACCAAAGCAAGAGAAGTAGCTGCTGCTACGCAACATATTGTTGCACCGATGGGCAAAACCATCAAAGCTATCCTGCCCGATGGTTCCACCGTTTGGCTCAATGCCGGCAGTGAACTGAGCTATGATGGCGGATTCAGTATCACCAACAGAAATGTACATGTCAGCGGAGAGGTTTTCCTGGACGTGGTAAAAGACGAGGTCCGCCCTTTCGTGGCTCATACCGCTGATATGGATATACATGTATTGGGCACTTCTTTCAATATCAAAGCATATAACGACGACCGCCGCGCTGAAGTGAGTGTTATCGGCGGAAAGGTACAGGTGGTAATGCACAGCCGGCCCGATAACCGGGTTATCCTGCTGCCAAATGAAAAACTGGTCATGACCGAACCTGCCGCTTCCAACGGCAAGGCCCCTGCACTCTCTGAACGCCTGAACTATGAGGTGAAACACCTCGCCGTCAGCGCCGATTCGAGTCTTGTTGTGGAAACAGCCTGGAAAGAACGAAAGCTGGTATTCACCAACGAAACCTTCAGAGAGGTGGCCCGCAAAATGGAACGACAATTTAATGTAACCATATCCTTTAAGGAAGATAGTATGAAAAACGAGGTACTCAGCGGCGGATTCGAAAAAGAAGACATCGGGAAAGCATTACGGCTACTGCAGATGATTACACCATTCCACTATAGTATTAACGGACAGCACGTAGAACTGTACAAATAA
- a CDS encoding RNA polymerase sigma-70 factor, giving the protein MHVNMEELLYRIQFHDDQQAFKALYEQLVFRLYQFAFAFLKQRQAAEEIANDVFVKLWERRYTLDKIGDLKVYLYVAVKNAALNHLRKKDVIGADLDSLHVQHFHLEPDTENRLLTHELQQAIDDAIRQLPSKCRLIFKLVKQDELSYREVANILGLSTKTIDAQLTIAMKKLAGSLQSFAPCNTTPRTSGKVGTALKKFFSLF; this is encoded by the coding sequence ATGCACGTGAACATGGAAGAGTTACTTTATCGCATACAATTTCATGACGACCAACAGGCATTTAAGGCGCTTTACGAGCAGCTGGTGTTCAGATTATACCAGTTCGCATTCGCCTTTCTGAAACAACGGCAGGCAGCAGAGGAGATAGCAAACGACGTTTTTGTGAAGCTATGGGAAAGGCGCTATACGCTTGATAAGATTGGTGATTTGAAAGTGTATCTCTATGTTGCCGTAAAAAATGCGGCCCTCAATCACCTGCGCAAAAAGGATGTTATCGGGGCTGACCTCGATTCCCTGCACGTACAACATTTTCACCTCGAACCAGACACCGAAAACCGCCTGCTCACACATGAGTTGCAACAGGCAATTGATGACGCCATCCGGCAGCTGCCCTCTAAATGCAGGCTGATCTTCAAATTGGTGAAACAGGATGAGCTTTCCTACAGGGAGGTCGCCAATATCCTCGGTCTCTCTACAAAAACAATCGACGCTCAGTTAACCATCGCGATGAAAAAACTGGCAGGAAGCCTGCAATCTTTTGCGCCCTGCAACACTACTCCCCGTACGTCCGGAAAGGTGGGCACCGCCTTAAAAAAATTTTTTTCCCTCTTTTAG
- the chrA gene encoding chromate efflux transporter: MLPDIAENIPASKATKLKEIAFSCLKLGTIGFGGIAGMVATIEDEMVVRRKWIDHQHFMDVLSTSYIIPGPNAVEVVMHCGKERGGRLGLVVAGICYITPAMLICLLFGYFYQQYSALPDVQHFIWGIRPATTALVIGTVFRLWNKTLKNNRVLIALCVLVFACSLYGMNEVLLILGAGVANYFAATVKNKLPLFAGLLFLPLLQQSSPRFSEGKLFLIFLKIGAVLYGSGYVLFAYMDEALVRNNSWLTRQQLMDAIAVGQITPGPILSSATFAGYLISGTTGGVLATIAIFLPSFFISFFLHQLLSSARKSEKLRLFLDGLSAASISIIAAVGLHLLTLSVETWRSAVILMVCLLLTLFMKKLSTVYIILIGSIGGFLLQLL; encoded by the coding sequence ATGTTACCAGATATTGCAGAAAATATCCCCGCAAGTAAAGCAACGAAACTCAAAGAAATTGCTTTTTCCTGTTTAAAACTGGGAACCATAGGGTTTGGCGGCATCGCCGGTATGGTGGCCACTATCGAAGACGAAATGGTGGTCAGGCGGAAGTGGATAGATCACCAGCATTTTATGGATGTGCTAAGCACGTCCTACATCATTCCGGGGCCTAATGCAGTGGAGGTAGTGATGCACTGCGGCAAGGAGAGGGGCGGTCGCCTGGGACTGGTAGTGGCAGGGATTTGTTATATAACGCCGGCTATGCTAATTTGTCTCCTCTTCGGATATTTTTATCAGCAATACAGCGCGTTGCCGGATGTACAGCATTTCATCTGGGGCATCAGACCCGCTACCACCGCATTGGTCATCGGCACGGTGTTCCGGCTTTGGAACAAGACCCTGAAGAATAACCGGGTCCTTATTGCGCTTTGTGTGCTGGTTTTTGCGTGCTCATTATATGGCATGAACGAAGTACTGCTGATACTGGGGGCTGGGGTAGCAAATTACTTCGCTGCTACCGTAAAAAATAAACTGCCTTTATTTGCCGGCTTATTATTTCTGCCACTGCTGCAGCAAAGTTCTCCCCGTTTTTCGGAAGGCAAACTCTTTCTGATATTCCTCAAAATAGGTGCTGTTTTATACGGGAGCGGCTATGTACTTTTCGCGTATATGGACGAAGCCCTTGTAAGAAACAACAGCTGGCTAACCCGGCAGCAACTGATGGATGCCATTGCCGTTGGCCAGATTACACCCGGGCCTATACTATCGAGCGCCACCTTTGCAGGATATCTTATCAGCGGAACAACAGGTGGCGTATTAGCTACCATCGCCATTTTCTTGCCTTCTTTTTTTATCTCATTCTTCCTTCATCAGCTGCTCTCATCTGCCAGGAAGAGCGAAAAGCTAAGACTATTTTTAGACGGGCTCAGTGCTGCATCCATTTCAATTATTGCCGCAGTAGGACTGCATCTGCTGACCTTGTCCGTTGAAACATGGAGAAGCGCGGTGATTTTAATGGTTTGTCTGTTGCTGACCCTTTTTATGAAGAAATTAAGTACCGTGTATATTATACTGATCGGTAGTATAGGTGGATTTCTGTTACAATTGTTATAA
- a CDS encoding NAD(P)/FAD-dependent oxidoreductase has product MELNERIIIVGGGLSGLTLAWLLSQKHIKASVLEASSRLGGRIQTVKGILETPLELGATWFSDVHPHLLSLMEELGLTRYPQYSKGISLFQTKSFEPPQKFFVPEAESPSYRIAGGTQALIDALARKLPAENIHLNKQVTAINEAADQLLLLTADGGKYYAENVVVCVPPQLASSKIKFFPGLPDDVRHLLPAVQTWMAGAVKFTLEYAAPFWRDNGYSGMLYSHAGIIVEMYDHTNFEENKFGFTGFLNSAAASYQPGIRKELVLQQISDLFGEKARSPVTYFDKVWADEFVLDGNPVIHRPHQYNGHPLLQSTYMNGKLSFCGTETASGFAGYMEGAVIAADFVSKRF; this is encoded by the coding sequence ATGGAGTTAAACGAACGAATTATTATTGTCGGTGGTGGTTTAAGTGGACTTACTTTAGCATGGTTACTATCACAAAAGCATATCAAGGCCAGTGTTTTGGAAGCATCCTCAAGATTGGGCGGAAGAATTCAAACGGTAAAAGGCATATTGGAAACACCTTTGGAATTAGGTGCCACCTGGTTTTCGGATGTACATCCTCATCTGTTATCCCTGATGGAAGAATTAGGATTGACCAGGTACCCGCAATATTCAAAAGGCATTTCCCTCTTTCAAACAAAATCATTTGAGCCTCCCCAAAAATTTTTCGTTCCTGAAGCAGAAAGCCCATCATACCGGATTGCGGGAGGCACGCAGGCATTGATTGATGCTTTGGCCCGGAAGTTACCGGCTGAAAATATCCATTTAAATAAACAGGTTACTGCCATTAACGAAGCGGCAGATCAATTGCTGCTGCTCACCGCTGATGGCGGGAAATATTACGCGGAGAACGTGGTTGTTTGCGTACCTCCGCAGTTGGCATCTTCAAAAATAAAATTCTTCCCCGGGCTGCCTGATGATGTCCGCCACCTGCTGCCCGCCGTTCAGACGTGGATGGCTGGTGCGGTAAAATTTACATTGGAATATGCAGCACCGTTCTGGCGCGACAACGGTTATTCCGGCATGCTGTACAGCCATGCCGGAATCATTGTGGAAATGTACGACCATACCAATTTTGAAGAAAACAAATTCGGGTTCACCGGTTTTCTGAATAGTGCTGCAGCATCTTATCAGCCGGGCATAAGAAAAGAATTGGTGTTGCAGCAGATCAGCGATTTATTCGGAGAAAAGGCAAGGAGTCCGGTTACTTATTTTGATAAAGTCTGGGCAGACGAATTTGTGCTGGATGGAAACCCTGTCATACATCGGCCTCACCAATATAATGGACATCCGTTATTGCAAAGTACTTATATGAATGGAAAATTATCTTTCTGTGGAACTGAAACCGCCAGTGGGTTTGCAGGGTACATGGAGGGTGCAGTGATTGCCGCAGATTTTGTTTCCAAAAGATTTTGA
- a CDS encoding AraC family transcriptional regulator, producing MAKKETDPIREYHLHQHQPDKAQFVIHNLKDYLKAYPDDTTKPHIHSYYQIIWFKKGHGKHFVDFKAYDVFENAIFFIAKNQVHYFDQQTDYEGVLIHFSELFLGHSDNGIDFLVKRNLFNNPYQTPSCCIGHETEHLLEEYIRQIETELANDGGFAREELLRAYLKAFLIQVQRRKNDFEKKDSETPFELDEKRTQLIHFINLIDENYNKGLTVSEYADLMHISTRTLSDLTNQTLNKTPSLMIQERIILEAQRLLLHSNLNVNQIGYRLGFDDPSYFVKYFKKHANISPSEFRKSIS from the coding sequence ATGGCAAAGAAAGAAACAGATCCCATCAGGGAATATCATCTCCATCAGCATCAGCCTGATAAGGCACAATTTGTCATACATAATTTAAAGGACTACCTTAAAGCCTATCCGGACGACACCACCAAACCACACATACATAGCTATTACCAGATTATCTGGTTTAAAAAAGGGCATGGTAAGCATTTTGTTGATTTCAAGGCCTACGATGTTTTTGAAAATGCCATATTTTTCATCGCTAAAAATCAGGTACATTATTTTGACCAGCAAACAGATTATGAAGGAGTGCTGATCCATTTCAGCGAGTTATTTCTGGGGCATAGTGACAACGGAATTGATTTTCTTGTAAAACGCAATCTTTTTAATAACCCATATCAAACACCTTCCTGCTGCATTGGTCATGAAACTGAGCATCTACTGGAAGAATATATCCGGCAGATCGAAACCGAATTGGCCAACGATGGCGGGTTTGCACGGGAAGAATTGCTCCGGGCTTATCTGAAGGCCTTTTTGATACAGGTGCAGCGCAGGAAAAATGATTTTGAAAAAAAAGATAGTGAAACACCATTTGAGCTGGATGAAAAAAGAACGCAGCTTATTCATTTTATCAATCTAATAGATGAAAACTACAATAAAGGCCTGACGGTATCAGAGTATGCGGATTTAATGCACATCTCCACCCGTACTTTATCAGACCTGACCAATCAGACACTGAACAAAACGCCTTCATTGATGATACAGGAACGTATTATTCTGGAGGCACAACGACTACTTTTACATTCCAATCTTAATGTTAACCAAATTGGCTATCGTTTGGGATTTGACGATCCGTCCTATTTTGTAAAATACTTTAAGAAGCACGCTAATATTTCTCCTTCAGAGTTCAGGAAATCCATTTCTTAA
- a CDS encoding NAD(P)-dependent alcohol dehydrogenase, with translation MIKAKGYAAHSAEASLVLFDFERKEPEANDLLIDILYCGVCHADIHQSKNQYGGTVYPLIPGHEIVGRVKATGDQVTGYKTGDLVGVGYFINSCRHCSSCDEGEEQYCEHGITPTQNGKLPDGSVTKGGYSNSIVVNEKYVLKVPETLPAAGVAPLLCAGITAYSPLRHWKVGKGHKVAVLGLGGIGHMAVKFASSFGAEVTVLSTSPSKKESALKLGATHFVLTLDGGQMKAAASSFDFIIDTVSAKHDYNMYLNLLKKNGTMILLGVPPEAPQLTAYMLISKRRRLAGSLIGSIGETQEMLDYCAANNITADVEVIAPDYINEAFERTLKGDVHYRFVIDMKKL, from the coding sequence ATGATCAAAGCAAAAGGATATGCGGCGCATAGTGCCGAAGCGTCATTGGTTCTATTCGATTTTGAGCGAAAGGAACCTGAAGCAAACGACCTGCTGATTGATATTCTATACTGCGGTGTTTGCCACGCCGATATTCATCAATCAAAGAACCAGTATGGAGGTACCGTGTATCCGTTAATACCGGGGCATGAAATTGTGGGACGTGTTAAAGCAACAGGTGATCAGGTGACGGGATATAAAACGGGCGACCTGGTGGGTGTTGGCTATTTCATTAACTCCTGCCGGCATTGCAGTAGTTGTGACGAGGGTGAGGAACAATATTGTGAGCATGGTATTACGCCCACACAAAACGGAAAATTACCGGATGGTTCCGTTACAAAAGGAGGCTACTCGAACAGTATAGTAGTGAATGAAAAGTATGTGCTGAAGGTACCGGAAACATTACCGGCAGCTGGTGTAGCACCTTTGTTGTGCGCCGGCATTACAGCTTACTCTCCCCTGCGTCACTGGAAAGTGGGTAAAGGGCACAAGGTGGCTGTATTGGGACTTGGAGGCATCGGCCACATGGCGGTAAAATTCGCTTCCTCTTTTGGCGCTGAAGTTACCGTACTTAGTACTTCTCCTTCAAAAAAGGAAAGCGCACTGAAACTGGGAGCGACGCATTTTGTACTGACTTTGGACGGCGGGCAAATGAAAGCTGCAGCTTCCTCTTTTGATTTTATCATTGATACCGTGTCGGCCAAACATGATTACAATATGTACTTAAACCTACTGAAAAAAAATGGTACGATGATACTACTTGGCGTTCCGCCGGAAGCTCCGCAACTGACGGCCTATATGCTGATTTCAAAAAGAAGAAGGCTGGCAGGTTCATTGATTGGCAGCATCGGCGAAACACAGGAGATGCTGGATTACTGCGCCGCGAATAACATTACTGCTGACGTGGAGGTAATTGCACCGGATTATATCAATGAGGCCTTCGAGCGTACATTGAAAGGGGACGTGCATTACAGGTTCGTCATTGACATGAAAAAACTATAA